A window of the Glaciimonas sp. CA11.2 genome harbors these coding sequences:
- a CDS encoding ABC transporter ATP-binding protein → MTNLLSNPLLSTRPLTPAPQPVIQVDKLWTQFGKTVVLQDLDLTIEQGEIVGVIGGSGSGKTTLLRQILGLNRPTRGTVSVLGLDISKASVDQMAALQNRWGMLFQMGALFSALTVLDNVAMPLRELRALPESLILDAALLKLQLAGIGPEHALKMPSDLSGGMIKRVALGRALALEPELLFLDEPTAGLDPASSAAFVKLILSLHKDMRLTVVMITHDLESLLAMSTKIAVLADKHVLAYDTPEQVMKIKHPFIENFFLSAHCEQDTVG, encoded by the coding sequence ATGACTAATTTGCTGAGCAATCCACTTTTATCGACTCGACCATTAACGCCAGCCCCGCAGCCGGTCATTCAGGTCGACAAACTCTGGACCCAGTTCGGCAAGACAGTTGTTCTGCAAGACCTTGATCTGACGATTGAACAGGGTGAGATTGTTGGCGTGATCGGTGGTTCCGGTTCTGGAAAAACTACGCTCTTACGCCAAATTTTGGGCCTGAATCGACCTACGCGCGGCACCGTATCGGTCTTAGGGTTGGATATCAGTAAAGCTAGCGTTGATCAAATGGCTGCGTTACAAAACCGTTGGGGAATGTTGTTTCAGATGGGCGCGTTATTTTCTGCGCTGACGGTGCTGGATAATGTGGCGATGCCGCTGCGTGAGCTGCGTGCATTACCGGAAAGTCTGATTCTGGATGCCGCGTTGCTGAAGTTGCAATTAGCCGGCATTGGTCCCGAGCACGCGCTTAAAATGCCCTCTGATTTATCGGGTGGCATGATTAAACGCGTTGCCCTGGGGCGGGCGTTGGCGCTAGAGCCAGAATTATTGTTTTTGGATGAACCCACCGCTGGCCTGGATCCTGCGTCGTCCGCAGCGTTCGTTAAACTAATTCTGTCGCTGCATAAGGATATGCGCTTGACGGTTGTCATGATTACCCATGATCTGGAATCGTTATTGGCGATGTCGACCAAAATCGCTGTGCTGGCCGATAAACACGTTCTTGCCTACGACACGCCCGAGCAGGTGATGAAGATCAAACATCCCTTTATAGAAAATTTCTTCCTCTCGGCGCATTGTGAGCAGGACACAGTAGGATAG
- a CDS encoding MlaD family protein gives MENKAHALIAGLFTVVLLLAAIFGVMWFNGDRVQRVPYEIATKLSVPGLNPQADVRYRGLNVGRVDTIVFDPQSPGQILIRLKINLDTPMTPATYGTLGYQGVTGIAYIQLDDDGSNPAKLASSASKPARITLRPSLFDNIQTKGAAILLQAEETVAKLNGLLAPANQQVMVAAFSDVSKTANAFESIPRQLEPTLAKLPAMTEQLNQALMSITTLSQNMTVLSHTLNTLSTSLQGPNGAVSRLSATMANVGSVADSVQYDALPRFNVLASEARSSVRALNETLEHFNQQPQSILFGSKGVPPGPGEAGFIAPVK, from the coding sequence ATGGAAAATAAAGCACATGCGTTAATTGCCGGACTATTTACCGTCGTCTTATTGTTGGCGGCGATCTTTGGCGTCATGTGGTTCAACGGTGACCGCGTGCAGCGGGTACCGTATGAAATCGCCACCAAGCTGTCGGTTCCGGGCCTTAATCCGCAGGCGGACGTCCGGTATCGCGGTCTCAACGTTGGCAGAGTCGATACGATTGTTTTCGATCCGCAAAGTCCGGGGCAGATTCTAATTCGCCTGAAAATTAATCTTGATACCCCGATGACGCCGGCCACGTATGGTACGCTGGGTTATCAAGGCGTGACAGGGATTGCCTATATACAGTTGGATGATGATGGTAGCAATCCTGCCAAACTGGCCAGCAGCGCCAGTAAACCGGCGCGCATTACGCTGCGGCCGAGTTTGTTCGATAACATTCAAACCAAAGGCGCGGCAATTTTGTTGCAGGCAGAAGAAACCGTTGCCAAATTAAATGGTTTGCTCGCCCCTGCGAATCAACAAGTGATGGTGGCGGCGTTTAGTGATGTCAGTAAAACGGCGAATGCGTTTGAATCGATACCGCGACAGTTAGAGCCGACTCTCGCCAAGCTACCGGCGATGACCGAGCAACTGAATCAGGCATTGATGTCGATTACGACCCTATCCCAAAATATGACTGTACTGAGTCATACTTTGAATACCTTGAGCACCAGTTTACAGGGTCCGAATGGCGCGGTGTCCAGATTGTCGGCAACAATGGCGAACGTGGGATCAGTCGCCGATAGTGTGCAATACGACGCGCTGCCACGGTTTAATGTGCTGGCGTCAGAGGCGCGTTCGTCGGTACGTGCATTGAACGAGACGCTAGAACACTTTAATCAGCAACCGCAAAGTATTTTGTTTGGCAGCAAAGGCGTGCCGCCGGGGCCGGGCGAAGCGGGTTTTATTGCCCCTGTCAAATAA
- a CDS encoding ABC-type transport auxiliary lipoprotein family protein, whose product MNKLNALFKAVLVLSIVVLVGGCAAPAGVYARYDFGPLPALVSSPTAAMMTLPAISLADVTAPAGLDNTMMMYRLAYANDLQLRPYATSRWTMSPAQLFSQRLKARFGQVGGAVVSVSDGALNVPVLRIDMDDFSQIFDSASHSVVKVTIRASIFNGRLLLGQKMFSHSVATPTPDAAGGARAFSVANDALIDDLMEWLAALPLKK is encoded by the coding sequence ATGAACAAATTGAATGCGCTCTTTAAAGCTGTACTGGTGTTGTCCATTGTGGTTTTGGTCGGCGGTTGCGCTGCGCCAGCGGGTGTCTATGCCCGGTATGATTTTGGCCCTTTACCAGCGCTTGTAAGTTCGCCGACTGCGGCGATGATGACCTTGCCAGCTATCAGTCTGGCAGACGTTACTGCGCCAGCAGGATTGGATAATACGATGATGATGTACAGGTTAGCTTATGCGAATGATCTGCAATTGCGCCCGTATGCGACTTCACGCTGGACCATGTCACCGGCGCAGTTATTCAGCCAGCGTCTGAAGGCGCGTTTCGGTCAGGTTGGCGGTGCGGTGGTTTCTGTTTCGGACGGAGCACTTAATGTTCCAGTATTGCGGATCGACATGGATGATTTCAGCCAGATCTTCGACAGCGCTTCGCATAGCGTCGTAAAGGTCACCATTCGGGCGTCCATCTTTAATGGCCGACTTTTGCTAGGCCAGAAGATGTTCAGCCATTCAGTTGCTACGCCCACTCCAGACGCCGCTGGCGGTGCACGCGCTTTTTCAGTTGCCAATGATGCATTAATTGATGATCTGATGGAATGGTTAGCGGCGTTGCCGTTGAAGAAGTAG
- a CDS encoding VanZ family protein has product MTGSSLIIERSSSSPSSSFARVSLLIYLLLIIYASWYPFSGWRDVGLTPWAFLSAPLPHYWTLFDVWTNIVGYMPLGLLTVLVLPRRIPLTLTVILVTLAGILFSGVMEAVQTYLPTRVSSNLDLLTNSIGALSGSIIGAIFRYRFSPENKLLLLRERWFNREASHGMVMIALWPLAQLAPLNHLFGFGQVTSMLSTWLSDWFEQPIDLAAWMTNDVQLSAEQYWMTESIITACGLVSAGLMLMIVLRKDAPKVALTFLLIWVTLSVKAFASALLFTPENVLVWLTPGALTGLLVGAVVLVTFGFTPQRVQRWVAALAVFVSLVFVNVIPDNPYYVETLQTWSLGKFLNFNGAAQFLALLWPFFTLWFLFHPMHRAKRNDSGV; this is encoded by the coding sequence ATGACTGGTTCGTCATTAATTATTGAGCGTAGCTCGTCATCCCCGTCGTCATCGTTTGCACGTGTCAGTTTATTGATATACCTGCTGCTGATTATTTATGCCAGTTGGTATCCGTTCAGCGGGTGGCGCGACGTTGGATTGACGCCGTGGGCTTTCTTATCGGCACCGCTGCCGCATTACTGGACCTTATTTGACGTCTGGACCAATATTGTCGGCTATATGCCGCTCGGGCTGTTGACCGTATTGGTGCTGCCGCGCAGAATTCCACTGACATTGACAGTCATCCTGGTCACCTTGGCCGGCATCTTGTTTTCGGGAGTGATGGAAGCGGTGCAGACGTATCTGCCCACGCGCGTGTCATCCAATCTTGATCTGTTAACCAACAGTATCGGTGCGCTGTCAGGCAGCATTATTGGCGCTATTTTCCGCTATCGGTTTAGTCCGGAGAACAAATTGCTGTTGCTGCGGGAACGGTGGTTCAATCGTGAAGCCAGCCATGGCATGGTCATGATTGCATTGTGGCCGCTGGCGCAACTGGCGCCATTGAATCATCTGTTCGGGTTTGGGCAAGTCACATCCATGCTGTCGACCTGGTTGTCGGACTGGTTTGAGCAGCCGATTGATCTGGCCGCATGGATGACCAACGACGTACAGCTATCGGCCGAACAATACTGGATGACGGAATCGATTATTACCGCTTGTGGTCTGGTCAGTGCGGGCTTAATGCTGATGATCGTGTTACGCAAAGACGCGCCGAAAGTCGCACTGACGTTCCTATTGATATGGGTAACGCTTTCGGTAAAAGCATTTGCGTCCGCGTTATTATTTACCCCGGAGAATGTGCTGGTCTGGTTAACCCCGGGAGCGTTGACCGGATTGCTGGTCGGTGCCGTGGTGTTGGTTACATTTGGATTTACACCGCAGCGCGTGCAACGCTGGGTTGCGGCATTGGCGGTGTTCGTCAGTTTGGTCTTTGTTAATGTTATCCCGGACAATCCTTACTACGTCGAAACGTTACAAACATGGTCATTAGGTAAATTTCTAAATTTCAATGGTGCGGCGCAGTTTTTAGCACTTTTGTGGCCATTTTTTACGCTTTGGTTTTTATTCCACCCTATGCACCGAGCGAAACGAAATGACTCCGGTGTATGA
- a CDS encoding (2Fe-2S) ferredoxin domain-containing protein, with the protein MSDNLSEIPSTEPTEIGSVPPFYAHHVFFCLNQRAPGDRVCCANNGAQAAQEHAKRRIKALGLAGDGKVRINKAGCLERCEEGPALVIYPEGVWYTYVDTEDIDEIIDVHIVGGKIVERLKI; encoded by the coding sequence ATGAGCGATAACCTGAGCGAAATTCCCTCCACCGAACCAACAGAAATTGGCTCCGTACCGCCTTTTTATGCCCATCATGTGTTTTTTTGCCTAAACCAGCGCGCACCGGGTGATCGAGTATGTTGTGCCAATAACGGCGCGCAAGCCGCCCAAGAGCATGCCAAGCGCCGTATCAAAGCACTCGGTCTGGCTGGCGACGGCAAGGTCAGAATCAATAAAGCCGGTTGTCTTGAACGTTGTGAAGAAGGCCCTGCGTTAGTTATTTATCCAGAAGGCGTCTGGTATACCTACGTCGATACGGAGGACATCGACGAAATTATCGACGTGCATATCGTCGGTGGAAAAATCGTTGAGCGTTTGAAAATTTAA
- a CDS encoding alpha/beta hydrolase — MNAQTTSFSITGPAGALECALDLPASDQFPEPRGLALVAHPHPLYGGTMDNKVAQTLARGFLALGYVAVRMNFRGVGNSSGVYDEGRGETDDMAALLVHMREKYPALPLALGGFSFGTFVQSQLQQRLITAGSPAERLVLVGTAAGKWPMPTVPANSILIHGELDETIPLSAVFEWARPQDIPVIVIPGADHFFHRRLQHIKNLMVEMWHRESKAG; from the coding sequence ATGAACGCACAGACCACCTCTTTTTCTATTACCGGTCCCGCTGGCGCACTTGAATGTGCGCTGGACCTTCCCGCTTCGGATCAATTTCCAGAGCCAAGAGGTTTGGCGCTGGTCGCCCACCCACATCCGCTATATGGCGGAACCATGGACAATAAGGTTGCACAAACCTTGGCGCGTGGATTTCTGGCATTGGGATATGTGGCGGTTCGGATGAATTTCCGCGGTGTCGGAAATTCTTCCGGGGTCTACGATGAAGGTCGTGGTGAGACCGATGATATGGCCGCGTTGCTGGTCCACATGCGCGAAAAATATCCCGCATTGCCACTAGCGCTTGGTGGTTTTTCATTTGGCACTTTTGTGCAGTCACAATTGCAGCAACGGTTGATTACGGCCGGTTCGCCAGCAGAACGGTTGGTATTGGTTGGCACTGCTGCTGGAAAATGGCCAATGCCGACAGTTCCCGCAAACAGTATTTTGATTCATGGTGAACTCGATGAAACCATTCCGTTAAGTGCGGTATTTGAATGGGCGCGTCCGCAAGACATTCCGGTTATCGTCATTCCTGGTGCGGATCATTTTTTTCATCGCAGATTGCAACATATTAAGAACTTGATGGTCGAAATGTGGCATCGGGAATCCAAGGCCGGCTAA
- a CDS encoding D-alanyl-D-alanine carboxypeptidase family protein, with the protein MKKIFAALAATLLSASVAFAQTLPPPSVAAKSWLLLDTTSNQIVASGDADLRVEPASLAKIMTAYVVFDALKDKKLTLDQMVTVSVRAWKVDPSSSKMFIDPATPVSISDLLYGLMVVSGNDAAVALAEAVSGTEDAFVVQMNREAQRMGMKSTHFGNPHGLPSADTYTTSRDLAVLAAHVIVDFPEFYKIDSTKTFTYNKIKQPNRNRLLWSDPSVDGMKTGHTNSAGYSIIASAKRPNGTGERRLLAVVVGTNSDQTRTQEAQKLLNWGFQNFDTVKLYSKGQALATPQVWKGSKSEIKVGFDRDIFVTVPKGVAEKIKPVLERTDPLIAPIGLGNKIGTLKIMVGDTALTQLDVLALEEVNQASIFGRIWDSIRLFFKKLW; encoded by the coding sequence ATGAAAAAAATATTCGCAGCCTTAGCTGCAACACTCTTGTCCGCTTCGGTTGCTTTTGCCCAGACATTGCCACCGCCATCCGTCGCTGCCAAATCCTGGTTATTGTTGGATACCACCAGCAATCAAATCGTTGCCTCGGGAGATGCCGATTTACGCGTCGAACCCGCATCGTTAGCCAAGATCATGACCGCCTATGTCGTGTTTGACGCTCTGAAGGACAAAAAACTGACGCTCGATCAGATGGTGACCGTCTCCGTACGCGCCTGGAAAGTTGATCCGAGCAGCTCGAAAATGTTTATTGATCCAGCGACGCCGGTATCGATCAGTGACCTGTTATATGGCCTGATGGTAGTTTCGGGTAATGACGCAGCAGTGGCATTGGCCGAAGCAGTATCCGGTACTGAAGACGCATTTGTGGTGCAAATGAACCGCGAAGCGCAGCGCATGGGCATGAAATCGACCCACTTTGGCAATCCGCATGGCCTGCCGAGCGCCGATACCTACACAACGTCACGGGATCTGGCGGTACTTGCCGCCCACGTTATCGTTGATTTTCCAGAGTTTTATAAAATCGATTCAACAAAAACGTTTACCTATAACAAGATCAAACAACCCAATCGCAACCGCTTGCTCTGGTCCGATCCTTCTGTTGATGGCATGAAGACCGGTCATACTAACAGCGCCGGTTATTCGATTATTGCATCTGCCAAACGTCCCAATGGTACTGGCGAACGTCGTTTGCTGGCAGTTGTTGTGGGGACCAACTCCGACCAGACGCGTACGCAGGAAGCGCAAAAATTATTGAACTGGGGTTTCCAGAACTTTGACACCGTCAAGCTCTATTCAAAGGGACAGGCGCTGGCCACGCCGCAGGTATGGAAGGGGTCAAAAAGCGAAATCAAGGTTGGATTTGACCGCGACATATTCGTGACGGTACCAAAAGGTGTCGCCGAAAAAATCAAACCAGTATTGGAGCGTACAGATCCGCTCATCGCTCCCATTGGCCTCGGCAACAAGATCGGCACATTGAAGATTATGGTGGGCGATACCGCGCTGACGCAGTTGGATGTGCTGGCCTTGGAAGAAGTGAATCAGGCGAGTATTTTTGGCCGGATCTGGGATTCGATTCGTTTGTTCTTCAAGAAGCTTTGGTAG
- a CDS encoding phosphomannomutase/phosphoglucomutase (catalyzes the interconversion of alpha-D-mannose 1-phosphate to alpha-D-mannose 6-phosphate and alpha-D-glucose 1-phosphate to alpha-D-glucose 6-phosphate) translates to MPSIQSSIFKAYDIRGVINKTLDANVARQIGRAFGLAALAKGQKTVIVGRDGRLSGAEMAAALVAGLQDLRVDVIDLGVVVTPMVYFATHMLGTQSGVMVTGSHNPPDYNGFKMVLAGEAMYGETIQALYRSIVSGAATAAAAQVQHPGGYCTHNIKGAYLQRILSDVKLAKPMKIVVDCGNGVAGAFAGELYRALGCEVQELFCEVDGTFPNHHPDPAHPENLQDVIRALQTSDAEIGLAFDGDGDRLGVVTKDGQIIYPDRQLMLFAADVLTRHPGQEILYDVKCTRHLAPWITQHGGKPLMWKTGHSLVKAKMRETGAPLGGEMSGHVFFKDRWYGFDDGLYAGVRLLELLSRESDPSAVLNALPQSTSTPELQLTLAEGENFTLIAALQEQAEFPGADKIIKIDGLRVEYSDGFGLVRASNTTPVAVMRFEAESEDALARIQAEFKRVILLEKPDAVLNF, encoded by the coding sequence ATGCCATCAATACAAAGTTCTATATTTAAAGCCTACGACATCCGCGGCGTCATAAATAAAACGCTCGATGCTAATGTAGCCCGGCAAATCGGTCGGGCTTTCGGTTTGGCCGCGCTTGCGAAAGGTCAAAAAACCGTCATAGTCGGCCGTGATGGCCGGTTATCGGGCGCTGAGATGGCGGCGGCCCTTGTAGCAGGATTGCAAGACTTGCGCGTGGATGTGATTGACCTCGGCGTTGTCGTCACGCCAATGGTGTATTTTGCGACGCATATGTTGGGCACACAATCCGGCGTCATGGTCACCGGTAGTCACAATCCTCCCGATTACAACGGCTTCAAAATGGTTCTGGCGGGTGAAGCTATGTATGGTGAAACCATTCAGGCACTCTATCGGAGCATCGTCTCAGGTGCGGCGACAGCGGCCGCCGCGCAAGTCCAGCATCCGGGTGGTTACTGCACCCACAATATTAAGGGAGCCTATCTTCAGCGCATTCTCAGTGACGTCAAACTAGCAAAGCCGATGAAAATTGTGGTCGATTGCGGCAATGGCGTGGCAGGTGCGTTTGCCGGAGAACTCTATCGCGCCCTGGGTTGCGAAGTGCAAGAATTGTTTTGTGAGGTTGACGGAACATTTCCGAACCACCATCCCGATCCAGCGCATCCGGAGAATTTGCAGGATGTCATTCGGGCGCTGCAAACCTCTGACGCAGAAATTGGCCTGGCGTTCGACGGCGATGGCGATCGTCTGGGCGTCGTCACCAAAGATGGTCAAATCATTTATCCGGATCGGCAATTGATGCTGTTTGCCGCTGATGTCCTGACCCGTCATCCGGGCCAGGAAATTTTGTACGACGTCAAATGCACGCGCCATCTGGCGCCATGGATTACGCAGCACGGTGGCAAGCCGCTGATGTGGAAAACCGGCCATTCACTGGTCAAAGCCAAGATGCGTGAGACCGGTGCGCCGCTGGGCGGTGAAATGAGTGGGCATGTGTTTTTCAAAGACCGTTGGTATGGTTTTGACGACGGCTTGTATGCTGGTGTCCGATTGCTGGAATTGTTAAGTCGGGAAAGTGATCCGTCTGCGGTGCTCAATGCACTACCGCAATCGACTAGTACGCCTGAGTTGCAATTAACATTGGCCGAAGGTGAAAACTTCACGCTAATTGCCGCTCTTCAAGAGCAAGCGGAGTTTCCCGGTGCTGATAAGATTATCAAGATTGATGGGCTGCGCGTCGAATATTCGGATGGTTTTGGATTGGTGCGGGCATCGAATACCACGCCGGTGGCAGTCATGCGTTTTGAGGCCGAATCGGAAGATGCGCTGGCACGGATACAGGCGGAGTTTAAGCGCGTGATTTTGTTGGAGAAACCGGATGCTGTTTTAAATTTTTAA
- a CDS encoding mannose-1-phosphate guanylyltransferase/mannose-6-phosphate isomerase has translation MRIYPVILAGGAGTRLWPLSREALPKQLLPLCSNYSMLQETLLRLLDWTELMPPLITCGNEHRFLVAEQLRAIGVAPMGILLEPCGKNTAPSVAAAAHFLLKEDKEALMLVLPADHMIADVKAFHVAVQRAAQAACNGALATFGIVPSGPETGYGYIRRGKLADGTEGCYAVERFVEKPDSSTAEMLIADPAYSWNSGMFLFLASRYLEELTAFRPAIAVSCQKAFKDAYSDLDFCRLDEVLFAECPSESIDYAVMEHTAHAVVVPAEIGWNDVGSWSALSQILDADIEGNVLRGDVYTDHVKNSMIRAESRLVAVVGVENLIVIETKDAVLVVHKDQVQRVKKIVEELQKNNRTEHLNHTTVYRPWGSYEGIDLGNRFQVKRITVNPGGKLSLQMHHHRAEHWVVVSGTARITCGDEEKFLTENESTYIPIGEKHRLENPGKMPLHLIEIQSGGYLGEDDIVRFEDIYKRN, from the coding sequence ATGAGAATCTATCCGGTTATTCTCGCTGGCGGTGCCGGCACACGCTTATGGCCATTATCGCGTGAGGCACTGCCCAAGCAACTATTGCCCTTATGCTCTAATTATTCGATGTTGCAGGAAACGCTGTTGCGGTTATTGGATTGGACTGAATTGATGCCGCCGCTCATCACCTGCGGTAACGAACATCGATTTCTTGTGGCAGAGCAATTGCGCGCCATCGGTGTGGCACCCATGGGCATCTTACTGGAGCCATGCGGAAAAAATACTGCTCCTTCGGTGGCCGCTGCCGCACATTTTTTATTAAAAGAGGATAAAGAGGCACTCATGCTAGTGCTTCCTGCCGACCATATGATTGCGGATGTTAAGGCTTTTCATGTGGCGGTGCAGCGTGCGGCACAAGCTGCATGCAACGGTGCTCTGGCAACCTTCGGTATAGTGCCGTCCGGGCCGGAGACTGGCTACGGCTATATTCGCCGTGGCAAGTTGGCAGACGGAACTGAAGGTTGTTACGCCGTTGAAAGATTTGTAGAGAAGCCAGATAGTTCGACCGCGGAAATGCTCATTGCAGACCCTGCTTATAGCTGGAACAGTGGGATGTTTTTGTTTCTGGCGTCGCGCTACCTAGAAGAACTCACCGCCTTTCGTCCAGCAATCGCCGTCAGTTGTCAGAAAGCGTTCAAGGACGCCTACAGCGATCTGGACTTCTGTCGTCTCGATGAGGTTCTCTTTGCGGAATGTCCATCCGAGTCGATCGACTATGCAGTAATGGAACACACTGCCCATGCAGTCGTGGTCCCAGCAGAGATAGGCTGGAACGATGTCGGATCGTGGTCTGCGTTGTCGCAAATACTGGATGCCGATATCGAAGGCAATGTACTCCGTGGCGACGTGTATACCGACCATGTTAAAAATTCAATGATTCGTGCAGAAAGTCGCTTGGTGGCAGTGGTCGGCGTTGAGAATCTGATAGTTATCGAAACCAAGGATGCGGTATTGGTAGTTCATAAAGATCAGGTTCAAAGAGTAAAAAAGATCGTCGAAGAATTGCAAAAAAATAATCGTACCGAACATTTGAATCACACAACCGTCTATCGGCCTTGGGGAAGTTATGAGGGAATCGACCTTGGCAATCGTTTCCAGGTGAAGCGCATCACAGTTAATCCTGGTGGAAAGCTATCGCTGCAAATGCACCATCATCGCGCCGAACACTGGGTCGTGGTAAGCGGAACAGCGCGCATTACCTGCGGAGACGAGGAGAAATTTCTTACTGAAAACGAATCAACGTATATACCTATCGGCGAAAAACACCGACTGGAAAACCCCGGGAAAATGCCATTGCATCTCATAGAAATTCAATCCGGCGGCTATCTCGGAGAAGACGATATCGTGCGATTCGAGGACATATACAAGCGAAATTAG
- a CDS encoding NDP-sugar synthase codes for MKAMILAAGKGTRVRPLTYDLPKPMIPIMGKPVMAYLVEFLASYGVRNIMVNVSYLHKKIEDYFGDGSQFGVQIGYSFEGYVNERGELIAEPLGSAGGIKKIQEFANFFDDTTIVICGDALIDLDLASALLEHKQKGAMVSVITKKVPWDKVDNYGVVVTDSDGRIKSFQEKPKQEEALSNFASTGIYIFEPEAIDLIPSGTIFDIGSDLFPLMAEKGLPFYAQQRFFNWIDIGTVTDYLSVMQRVLLGQVAQLQVPGTPIADGVWVGLNTQINWQDTIIQGPVYIGAGCQIEAGSTIIGPTWIGHGSHICSGSKVVRSALFEYTRIFPGAYLEEMVIVKDYSVNRAGEMVHLPEAGHHAWGDARDKRSVALPVLTPVLSIESPTLVKPESQYNLQEPRWDLNAVLPVGAA; via the coding sequence ATGAAAGCAATGATATTGGCAGCTGGCAAGGGTACGCGGGTTCGTCCTTTGACCTATGATCTTCCGAAACCAATGATACCGATTATGGGAAAACCGGTAATGGCTTATCTGGTCGAATTTCTTGCCAGTTATGGCGTGCGAAATATTATGGTGAACGTGAGTTATTTGCACAAAAAAATTGAAGACTACTTCGGGGATGGAAGTCAGTTCGGCGTTCAGATCGGCTATTCCTTTGAAGGTTATGTCAACGAGCGCGGGGAACTGATTGCTGAACCTTTAGGTTCTGCTGGCGGCATCAAGAAAATTCAGGAGTTTGCGAACTTCTTCGACGATACGACTATTGTAATATGTGGCGATGCGCTCATTGATCTGGATTTGGCTTCCGCGCTGCTTGAACATAAGCAAAAAGGTGCAATGGTCAGTGTAATCACCAAAAAAGTACCGTGGGATAAAGTCGATAACTATGGCGTGGTGGTGACCGACTCCGATGGACGGATCAAATCGTTTCAGGAAAAGCCGAAACAAGAAGAAGCACTCTCCAATTTTGCGAGCACTGGAATCTATATCTTTGAGCCCGAGGCCATTGATCTGATTCCTTCTGGCACGATCTTCGACATCGGCTCTGATCTGTTTCCGTTGATGGCTGAAAAGGGTCTACCGTTTTACGCCCAACAACGGTTCTTTAACTGGATTGACATTGGCACCGTCACCGATTATCTGAGCGTGATGCAACGCGTTCTTTTAGGCCAGGTGGCGCAACTTCAAGTCCCGGGAACACCTATTGCCGATGGTGTATGGGTGGGTCTCAATACCCAGATTAACTGGCAAGACACGATCATTCAGGGGCCAGTTTATATTGGTGCCGGTTGCCAGATTGAGGCTGGCTCTACCATCATCGGGCCGACCTGGATCGGACATGGCAGTCACATTTGTTCCGGTTCGAAGGTGGTGCGTAGCGCCTTATTTGAATACACGCGAATTTTCCCTGGCGCTTATCTCGAAGAAATGGTTATAGTCAAAGACTATAGCGTGAACCGTGCCGGTGAAATGGTGCACTTACCAGAAGCCGGTCATCACGCGTGGGGCGATGCCCGCGATAAGCGATCGGTAGCGCTGCCGGTGTTGACGCCGGTATTATCAATAGAATCGCCAACTTTAGTGAAGCCAGAGTCACAATATAATCTGCAAGAGCCCAGATGGGACCTCAACGCAGTCCTGCCGGTAGGTGCCGCATGA
- a CDS encoding WecB/TagA/CpsF family glycosyltransferase has product MNEEKCIAIAGYPVTRTTSPVLARYLRQTVKKERKVSLFFANTNFIVECRYLLGTMKSNSTTIVNDGIGLDIAAFLFRREKFTENLNGTNFIPYFFSGVQRPLRVFMLGAKPETLAKAVEHVQMALGQTVVGKCDGYTGLEHDHAELIDAINLSHAEVVLVALGNPIQEEWILLNRSKLHANVVIGVGALFEFWSGEKTRAPIFLQSIRLEWLYRLWLEPRRLIRRYTIDIIQFLIACQKHRGDRPNRSIRHATNLKV; this is encoded by the coding sequence ATGAATGAAGAAAAATGTATTGCTATCGCGGGTTATCCGGTCACTAGGACGACTTCACCAGTATTGGCCAGATACTTGCGTCAAACCGTAAAGAAAGAACGAAAGGTGTCACTATTTTTTGCCAACACGAATTTTATCGTTGAGTGCCGCTATCTCCTAGGGACAATGAAAAGTAATTCCACCACCATTGTTAATGATGGCATTGGCTTGGATATTGCCGCATTTTTGTTCCGTCGTGAAAAATTTACGGAAAATTTAAACGGAACGAATTTCATCCCCTATTTTTTTTCTGGGGTACAAAGACCACTGCGTGTATTTATGCTTGGGGCAAAGCCCGAAACTCTCGCCAAAGCAGTTGAACATGTTCAGATGGCGTTAGGCCAGACGGTCGTAGGCAAGTGCGACGGATATACCGGCCTTGAACATGATCACGCCGAATTAATTGACGCAATCAACCTCTCTCATGCAGAAGTGGTGCTGGTCGCCCTCGGCAATCCGATTCAAGAGGAATGGATACTATTGAATCGCAGCAAGCTACATGCAAATGTCGTGATCGGCGTCGGGGCATTGTTCGAGTTTTGGAGTGGCGAAAAAACACGCGCGCCCATTTTTTTACAAAGCATCCGGCTCGAGTGGTTGTATCGATTATGGCTTGAACCCCGCCGCTTAATTCGACGCTACACCATCGACATTATCCAATTTTTGATTGCATGCCAGAAGCATCGTGGCGACCGTCCCAACAGATCAATTAGACACGCGACAAACCTTAAAGTCTGA